From the Antennarius striatus isolate MH-2024 chromosome 15, ASM4005453v1, whole genome shotgun sequence genome, the window GGACGATAATGAATCCAGTGGAGCAGCAGTCTAGATGAACAGAAAGATGGATTTGTGGAATCAAGAATAATCAGTTTCTGAGCagcaaaaacagcaaaacaagagAATAAGTGATTTTCAAGGCATTTAAGAAACTTTCCAAACTGAATCAGTACAAACATCAGCAATGGATCTGACTtctggtgtttcctgttttgtccACCCTctcacaatttttttcagtcaacTGTGACGGGTTCAGTTGCAGGAGAAACCAGCTGTagatgcatttttcaaaaaaactgcTTTTTGCTATGAGGATTACAAACACACGCTCCTGTGATTCTGCATACCAACAGTTCCTCCAGAGAGTGAAAAGCCAGACAGTAAGAGCCAGCTGTACTGGGTCACTTATTTTTCCCTTGTAATTCATTGAACTTTCTCCAGTTCTGAGTGCTTCCCTCCTCAGTGAGGGCAGCACTGTGTTCCCTCACACATCTGTAAAGAGTTAGTCGAGTTCTTTGGTCCACGTTGCTGGAATTCACCCCCATTCCTGACTTTTAGGGCACCTGATTTaacttcaaaaaacaaaatagatcCATGCATGATTTGTAGAAAATAAACGGAAAATAGTGACGGGGCCTCTTGAGTATTGTAATTCACGAACAATCTTCGTGCAGCCTTAATGACGTTAAATTATAGATGTCATTATAGAAATATTTCAGTGCACTTTGCTTCAGATATGAAACCTGCACTTAAAGAGTTACAGAATTTACTGGAGATAGACTATAGATTATTAAATAATCCATCACAGTTGTGACATAAATCGATTCAGgcaactttgtttttttcaaaatggattttaaaacaCGTTCTTGAAATTTATATTCAAAGTTGTCAATGTGAAAAGACATAAAGGTGACAGTTTTGCTGCTAATTTCACATTATAATTAAGACCTTATCACTCTCACCATTTCTCTATCACATACCTCTACTCAAGCAGGAACAAGCTCTATCTTTTAACATCAGTATATCACTTTTACAACTTTCTCCACTCTTAGATTTACagcatttaatttccttttagTCAGAGGTCGGCCCTCCACCCACTTTCTGAGCTGTGCAGATTTAAATAAGTTCAGTTCAGCTCAAAACTCAAAGGCAGAAACAGACAATTCAgatattttctcctctttcataAATACTGGGTTTCCATTTCTCTTGgaacgccacacacacacacacacatacacacacacacacacacacacacacacacggtctggTGGACTACGTGGCACTCTGCACATACACTGTGCAGACTCCAACCAGAAGGAGGAGCACTACACCAAGAAAAACATCAGACAGAAACATTGATTGATATAGATTTCCTTATAATTTTCACTCCCAGTGTTTCCTCTCATCCCACAACCACAGAgtttcatagaaaaaaaaaaaatccagcctgtCCAGTGAGGTCAACACTTTCTATTCATCTTCACCTCAAGCAGTGTCTGGTATTAATCTGTTTCAACAATGATTTATGTCACTCGATTTTCTATAGCAATAACAGAATGATCCGTTTGTGTAACGCTGTGTGGTCCAACCCTCAAAATTCCGTTCTTAAActtttataataattaaaaaggcTATTTAGTCTTAGTAGCAGTTACACACTTTCGGTCACAGTGAAAACAAGTAGTGGAACACACTCACAAATTATCACCTTGTGAAGAAGAGGTTTGAAGTGTGAAAAGGAATGACTGTAAAGTACAGCCCAATAAAACACGGGCCCAAAGCCagtttttagtttagtttagtttagctcAAAGCCTGACTCCACTGACCAGCACCTCTGATGTCTTTATAAGTCCTTACACCAGCTCTTTCTTGGCCATGCACAGTAACTTCCTGAGGTCTCTGCTAATAAATAGTCCAGCATACACCCTGTAAAAATGACTCACATTACActtgtgtgatttttgtttagTCGTGGGCCTGAAGAATGCAGGTTATGTTACTGTTGGAGACAGCCAGACTAGCTGTTTCCACTGTGAATACCAAACTAAGATAGCGGGTCAGAGTGGTATTTATTATCTCATGTTTCCAAAAAAGTGTCCCATTTGTTCTTATAGACAGAAGCTAAATAATGAATGGCGTCACAGAAGGTGCTTGGTTTGAATGTCAGGTCTGAGCCTATTTTTACGTTTCCTTCACATCTACTTCCTCTGGAAGTCGTCTGAGCAGCCCAGGTGGGCTGGAGGACATACAGTAAACTGACCACAGATGTAAATATTAGTGTTGTAGCTTGTCAAACCTTCCTCCCATACTCAGTTCCTGGTGGGTTGGGTGTAACCACCAGTTGCATTTCGCTGTAACATTTTCAGCGTTTGGTTCAAGAGAAGGAATCTGGCCTCTTTATCCCATGAAGAGTCTTATCATTACAGGATGTTTCCATCtatctgtcttgtctgtctgtctgtctgtctgtctgtctgtctgtctgtctgtctgtctgtctgtctgtctgtctgtctgtctgtctgtctgtctgtctgtctgtctgtctgtctgtctgtctgtctgtctgtctgtctgtctgtctgtctgtctgtctgtctgtctgtctgtctgtctgtctgtgtctgtctgtccgtctgtctatctattaaaaaacctgacagctTTTGATTCATTCAGAAGGTTATAAGTTTCTGTTGGGTTAACATACAGGAAGCCTGTTTAAATGTTAATCAAAGAAATGTTTATGAACGAAAACAATTGTATCTgtaatggaattttttttttaaaaatgcggCCTGATTTCAGTCAGTGGCTCGTTccatcttttttgttgtttaaaacATAACAATGGCTCCATCTACAGGAGGCAGCTCTTTAGTTTGCTCTTTTGTTTAATGTCAACCTCAAACAACAAATATTCTGTGATGTCTGCAGAGATTCTCAGTCTCAGAATAAActcaactggacttgtaggaaaaaCTTGAGGACTTCTTCAGTTCCTTTACTGTTGTAAAATCCAGCATCAGTTTTTTGGGGTCAGGATATGCAAAATTTGTAGGAAAAGGTTGTGAAAGTAGGATTTCATGcaacaggggggaaaaaaatcacacctgactcgttgaaacattttttcccaTCTTTTATTTGTGCTTCTTAAGGCTTGGCGGTGCAACAGCAACTCAGTGATGAGAACTACATTTATATCCACTCAGTGTTTCAAATGCTGCACCAAAAGCAGGCCTCAAAGACGACTGTGATTGTCATGTCTACATGGATGGATCTATTTGTATATGAATCCTTTCCTGAAGAAGGACAAGCAAACACAGCATTTTCTAtgttgctgtttattttttgaatgCCAAATATAACAGATATGCAAGCTAAAGTAAAGCAAATGTCACAGGGAGGCATTTTCAAGGAATGCTTAAATCAGTGATCACAAAACGGTACGACAAAATCCTACCATTAAAATTGTATGCTGATGAATTCTCTGTCCAGTGGACTGAATTCTGTAACATAAGAGGTATGCTGCAATTACTCAGTCTTTAAGTTgctaaatattaaacatttgttcattttacaaATAGATTTATGAAATTACTAAATTTATGGTGTGCCCTGGAAGGGTTTATcattcagaaagaaaataatcactattaaatatattgcaTTTGATTATTCTAACATGATGTCTTTACAGAGAGACCCCAAAGCAGGCAGACTCTAGGTGTCCAGGTCAAGCAGCAAACATCAGATGTCCTGAGAAGTGGCTATCGGCGCTAAGACCAGTGATCCCCTCGGTGGCCTCAAGCCACACTTGATCTCCTCTGTGCAACATAAGTAGGGTGTCGCCTGACAACATGTGGAGACCTCCCTCAAATGTGCTGTGACTATGCAGCTTCAGCTCATTGTTGTGCCGCATGTCCACACTTCCTGTGACGATGGAGGACATGCAGTGGAAGCTGAACTGATAGACCCCAGGGATGACGCACGTAAACACACCCGTCGTGGTGTTGTAATGGTCCTGTTCGTTGAAGATGACCTGATGGAAAGGAATTATGCTCTCTGAGGATGTATTGTGCTCGCCCAGGCTGACAGAAAATGCAGATTGTAGCTGTTGATTAACGTAGTTTGCTGGTGGTCCCGGAGGACCTCGTGGTCCTTTGGGTCCTACTGGACCTACAGAGAAGAAAACGTGGAGATAACTGTAAAACCTCAATCCACATTCAAATCATCACTTACTATGAATTCTCTGGGAGAATTCATAGTAAATACTTCAACCATGTTATGAAGAACACTCTGGAGTTGTTCTTTATTGCATGGTTGAAGTACTTACTATACTGTGTATactatataatactgtatactgtatatactatatatataactataCTTTTATATATAACTATACTTCTTCTCCTGCtttatactttaatatttacacggtaaaaattaattttccttttttgttgtgttaacTTGTAGTATTGAGTCAAGTAGACTAAAATTTCACTAAAATGCTAATTCTAAGTTCAGAAAACttacaaaaatgatttttagtAGAGATAACCAAAGACATAGTTGGCATAGCTTCATTTCTgaagttataaaataaatttaaaatatataaaataataattaataaattatatatatatatgtgtatatgtatatatatacacatacatatacatacactattatatataataatattatatatatataattgattgaatatatatatatatatatatatatatttcatattatttttcaaaacgTATCTTCTTTGACATATCTTCTTTGTATTTGTTCAAATATCTCATTGTTCCACACCGCACCTTAGCTTGTtctatgttttcatttttaaatttttctcaCAAAATTGGCAGAAATATCCACATGTGTCTATTATATGGCCTTGTGCTTCTTTTTGTATCTCGTCTTCTTGAACTTGCCTTGCACCGACTTACTTTATGATATTGTCATTAACTATTAACGATAAAATTTATGTAACAGTTTTGCATTGAGTCAGAATCTGGATGTCTTTGctgcagcattttattttaataatttggtTTTAAAGGTTTAAGGGTTTAAAATACAATCAGTCTCTTCTCCTCTGAAGAATATTGATTGAGCATTAGGGCAtgcttgaaaaataatttcataacCTTGTGATCAATACTAAAAATGTTCATTGATGTTGTGCTGTAGAAATGCACTTTTTATGTAATTCTACATTTCTACATATATAATGtagaaatgttctttttatataattaaatgtaatttttataaacagaataaattacCTCGTTTCCCTCGAGGGCCCCGAGGCCCTCTTGGCCCTCGGTGTCCATCTGAATCGGGTTCTCCTGGATTGTGTTCTCCTGGACAATGTTCTGAAAACAAAGATATAGAACTTAACTTCATTAGCCTCGCATTTGAAGGTATTTAAAAAAGCTGTCATTTTAGTAAACTATGAATGTTATCTCTTTTAGAGCAAGGAACACCCACCATATCTTCAAAGTTAAGAACAacagttgattaaaaaaaaaagactttaatcTGCATATTTCCAGAAAGTATAGTTTAATTGTTATTCAAATGTGAGTAAATGTTAGTCGTTAAAAACCGACCTCTGTTGCACCGACTTCATTACAGCTATCATCACCCGAGCCTGCAAGACCAAACACCAAATATGAAGAATGGGTTCCATACATGTTATTGAAGAAGAACTAAACACACCGggttaaacttaaaaaaaagtactgagAGCCCTCATCCCTTTGGGTTAAAACGTTTGTTGGTGTTTCACCTGAATCCCCTGCGCAGACCCGCTCCTTCCACGCTAACAGATTCACGCTTGGGACATTGGAACAGCGAACAAAAGGGTTCTTTCTTGAGACGAGGTCAAAGACATCTTTAGGTAAATTAGTGATCCCGGTGTTGTCACAGATGATCCTGGCCAGGGAGGCTCTGGAAAGAGCTTTTCTCTGATTCAGACTGAAGACGCCCGTGTTCTCGTACCAAAGTCTGATGGATTAGAAGTAGGGGGCACAGGGAAAGAGATTGTGTGAAATTCATTGCCATtgcaaatgtgatttttttgtattaaatacaacacaacacattgactggatgtttgtttttctggtaGAATAATTGaacttttaaaacattaaatattgtttaCTTGCTCCACACTGCAAAACATTTCCTTCAAACACTGTTCAGGTTTGAGGCCATCTCTTTGTTGCCCAGTAACGATTGTAGAGGTCCTAACATAACAATACACCAGCGTCTACAGCTGTCATGTCGGTAAACACCTGAGACTACACctatacacatgcacacacactaacctgTCACCTGAGCGGATCCTCTGAAACTGTTTTGCAATGAGGCAGGCAAACAAAGGTCCAACACGGCCGCCACGGACGAAAGGCTCTGCCACGCCCCCCAACCAGACGTCGATGTTGTTCGGTGTACGATATAGGTCCAGCAGCCGGCGGGCCAGTTTCCGGTTGTTGAGGACCTGACCAAGCTCCGCCAGGTTTCTCGGCTGAGACAGGCCACAGAACTTGCGCCAGGCGTTATAGCCTAGAGGGAAATAAAGCACAGGTGGAGATAACTGACTAAGAGGTTAAAGTTTATTATTGTAAAAGTAAAAGGCTAAACATCAAAGACAGGGATGTACCAGGCAAACCGTGGTCACGGCCTCTCTGCATGTTGAGGGAGCCCAGGTCCTGAGCAATACGCTCTACGAACTGAAACAACCTGTCCCTTAGGGCCTCCACCATCATGTTGCTCTGAGTGTTCAGTTTAGCAGGTCGGCCAATCAGACCCCGCAGCAGAGGGTCAATGCCACCTGAAGGGATTGAGTTAAAGTTAGTAATAGTTTCAGGCAGATTGACTGATAAGTTTCCACATTTCTTTCCAAATAGCCCACCCTCAAAGACGACCCTCCAGGGGGCGAAGAAAGCCTTGAACAAGGGGACGCTGGGGAACTTAGGGTGTTCGGCGTAGTTTGCATTCAGACGGAATAAATTTGGCTGGATGGCCAAGTGCGCAAATCGATAAGCTGCCGTAGCGAAGACGTTGGTGATGCTAGCATCAACGTTGGGATTGTAGCCAGGGTAACGTCCGAGCTTCGTACGTATGGCCTCGTCCCCAACAATGTGTGGCAAATAGTCTCTCAACACGAAGatctgagagacagagagatttaGTGAAGCACAGTGGGGCCTAGAACACATCCTTCACGAATGCCCACTGACTCTCAGGGTTGTTAGCTACCTGTGTGTAAGCACCCATGATCTTGCGAGCCTCTTGGTAGAGAGTCTCACTGCTCCACTGTGGGTTAATtctcttcagttgtcgagccaGACGGTTATGTTCACGCATGAACAGCGTATGGATGGATGTCAACGCAATGTTCTCATCCACACGTACATCACCTGGtggagagaaatgaaaacagagatTACGTACAGATCAAATAGTTGATGTCCGTGTTTGATCAACAAGTTTGAGTTCATTTCCCTCTCCAGATTGGTCAGTTATTAAggtgtttttgggttttttgtgaaTTTCACCAACAGAATATAATCTCAGAATGCTTGCTT encodes:
- the mpx gene encoding eosinophil peroxidase produces the protein MLLSILFIAGLCLQPGVSKAEYLGSPLLRVCFEEAKRIVDDAYLYSREESLKRVRREVVTPHDALRLLKQPRGDTRSAVRSADYMAQTLRLLKERVHHIHKRSLNATDLLSREDLDRLANITGCAARVSRPECRTIANLNNYRTITSVCNNLKNPRQGASNTPFARFLPAQYSDGISKPIGFRNQTFNNVFLPLVRQVSNNILPTTDAGVVNDTEFSHMVTLFGQWNDHDLTFTPFSPSIRSFSNGLNCEDSCEQTDPCIPIQIPRNDPRLPVGPDSCLPAFRSAPVCGTGTSAFNFGQEPNKREQINALTAYLDLSQVYGSEDKLAQYLRNLTNDGGLLRVNTQFKDNNRELLPFHPLEVKMCATRRRVTNDTNAEEVPCFIAGDVRVDENIALTSIHTLFMREHNRLARQLKRINPQWSSETLYQEARKIMGAYTQIFVLRDYLPHIVGDEAIRTKLGRYPGYNPNVDASITNVFATAAYRFAHLAIQPNLFRLNANYAEHPKFPSVPLFKAFFAPWRVVFEGGIDPLLRGLIGRPAKLNTQSNMMVEALRDRLFQFVERIAQDLGSLNMQRGRDHGLPGYNAWRKFCGLSQPRNLAELGQVLNNRKLARRLLDLYRTPNNIDVWLGGVAEPFVRGGRVGPLFACLIAKQFQRIRSGDRLWYENTGVFSLNQRKALSRASLARIICDNTGITNLPKDVFDLVSRKNPFVRCSNVPSVNLLAWKERVCAGDSGSGDDSCNEVGATENIVQENTIQENPIQMDTEGQEGLGALEGNEVQ